The Mauremys mutica isolate MM-2020 ecotype Southern chromosome 20, ASM2049712v1, whole genome shotgun sequence genome contains the following window.
CCTGGGGCAGATAATCCTGCCCATCtccccagggggctgggagggtaaatGCATAAAGAGGCACCTCGATACCATGGTGATGTACCTGAGACAGAGAGGGACATGCAGGCCCAGGGACACAAAGCAAATCACCCACGGGCCCAAACTtcctgggagctgggagcagacATGGGATagagcagccaggctgggctcctcCCCAAACTCCCCACAGCTGGAGGCTGCCGCCTGCCCCAGAGTCTGGAGGAGCCTGGGTTGAGCTCGGAGGCTGGATGAGCTGCAGGTTTTGCCTcggggctcagctcctgctgacCTGCTTGTGGCAGCGGCACTGACACCAGCGTGTGCGCAGCAGGCTGCGTGTTACACGTGCCGGGCTCTGGTGCGAGTGAGGCACAGGCACTAGGTGCCAGACAATGGAGAAGGGGGGGAACGGGCCTGGCGCAGAGCAGGGCACACAGAGGGGGCAGGTGCCCAGGGATGGACTCTGTCCAACCGAGGACATCACTGGGGACACCCTAATATCTTTCCTGCGTGTCCATGTTATACTCACTCCCGTCTGGTCCAGCATGGTTACCCTCCTGAGACTCCAGCCTGGTCTTGGCCTGGGCAAGGGGGCAGGTTCCCCCGGGGCTGTGGTTGGGGTCTGTGTTACCGTGGTGGCAGCACCCAGGGCTGTGTGGCTCCTGGCTCCCCATGCTGgcatcctcctcctccgcctGCTGCTTGCACAGGTGGTGCTCCACCATCATCTGGAgctctgcaggagagagaaaggcCGGGGATGAGCAACGCATGGGGGCTTGGGGCTAAAGGGGGAACTCCTGGCCACGTGGGTAATCAGACATGTGGACACATGCCCAGTGTCTCTCCAATGCGGGGCACAGTACATCCAGCGCTGGGTCACCCCAGGTCAGACCTGATCCTGATagcccccaggcctgcccccagtGCTAAGCCACCCTGGTTAGAGCCGGTGCTGATCAGTCtgggcctgtctccagcactgagTCACTCTTTGCCCATTCCCAGTGCTGATCCTCTCCCCTCCGGTGCCCGTCCCTGGCACTGAGTTGCCCCGGGTCAGACCTGGTGCGGATCCCCTGGTGGCGACTGGGTGTGAGCAGGGTGAGATGACAAGATGGTTTTAACCCCTATGTCCTGTCTATCAGGACAGTGGCAGTAGCTCCGTGGTCCATGAGTCTAGGCCCCCGTGCCCCTGAACACGTACAGGGTCAGCCAGCCCAGcgcagcccagcagagggagggacGCAGCAGGGTGAGGCCAGTGCACAGCCAGGTTCTCCACGGAGGGGAAGATGAGAGGGACAGGGCATGAGGTGGAGAGAGGcaatgagctgtggaaaaggttcTTGTGCCAACAATGGCTGGGCCCTGCCAAGGGACAGAGGAGGCCGATTCCCGGTGATGGGAGGGCAGGCAGTAGAGAGAGATGACTGCTGAAAAGTGACTGAGCTTCTTTTCTTATACTGCTAGCAACacaattattcatttaaaaataactccACAGACATGTTAGCTGCTGCATCATCAACCGTGGAGTGGAACTGGGACACACCGTCAAGCCACATGGCTACTCAGTTTAGCAACCCAGTGTGCTTAATCAGTGTTCAAAATGGATCCAAGCCCAGCTCACAGCTCCAGACACCTCAAGCTGGAGGCGATGGGCGATGCCCCAGATACCCACACCCACAGCCACTTCCCAGACCTTCAAGTGACCCCGTCTTTAGAATGGGGGAAGGCACACTGGCCTGTGAGCACAATAGCAGCCTGCAGAGAAATGGGCAGGACTCCCCTGCATTATATAACCAACTGCTCGCTGGCTGGTAAGTGTCAGGAGGGGAATGGGACTGTTCTttccctgtaaaagcagcaaagaatcctgtggcactttatagactaacagacgttttgcagcatgagctttcgtgggtgaatacccacttcttcggatgcaagtggtggaaatttccaggggcaggtttatatatgcaagcaagaagcaagctagagataatgaggttagttcaatcagggaggatgaggccctgttctagcagttgagtgaaaaccaagagaggagaaactggttctgtagttggcaagccattcacagactttgtttaatcctgagctaatggtgtcaaatttgcagatgaactggagctcagcagtttctctttgaagtctggtcctgaagtttttttgctgcaggatggccaccttaagatctgctattgtgtggccagggaggttgaagtgttctcctacaggtttttgtatattgccattcctaatatctgatttgtgtccatttatccttttccttagagactgtccagtttggccgatgtacatagcagaggggcattgctggcatatgatggcatatattacattggtggacgtgcaggtgaatgaaccggtgatggtgtggctgatctggttaggtcctgtgatggtgtcgctggtgtagatatgtgggcagagttggcatcgaggtttgttgcatggattggttcctgagctagagttactatggtgcggtgtgcagttactggtgagaatatgcttcaggttggcaggttgtctgtgggcaaggactggcctgccacccaaggcctgtgaaagtgtgggatcattctccaggatgggttgtatatccctgatgatgcgctggaggggttttagctggggactgtatgtgatggccagtggagtcctgttggtttctttcttgggtttgtcttgcagtaggaggcttctgggtacacgtctggctctgttgatctgtctccttatttcctcgtgcgggtactgtagttttgagaatgcttggtggagattttgtaggtgttggtctctgtctgtggggttagagcagatgcggttgtacctcagtgcttggctgtagacaatggatcttgtggtgtgtccgggatggaagctggaggcatgaaggtaggcatagcggtcggtaggttttcagtataatgtggtgttaatgtgaccatcaattatttgcaccgtagtgtctaggaagtggacctcccgtgtagattggtccaggctgaggttcatggtggggtggaagctgtggaaatcgtggtggaatttttccagaatctccttcccatgggtccagatgatgaagatgtcatcaatgtagcataggtagagaaggggcgtgagtggacgggagctgaggaagcgttgttccaggtcagccataaaaatattggcatattgtggggccatgtgggtgcccatagcggtgccactgatctggagatatatattgtcatcaaatttgaaatagttgtgtctgaggataaaggcacagagctcagcaaccagttgtgctgtggcatcatcagggatactgttcctgacagcttgtattccatcagcatgtgggatgttggtgtagagagcctctacatccatggtggccaggatggtgttttctggaaggtcaccaatgcattgtagtttcctcaggaaatcagtggtgtcacggagatagctgggagtgctggtggcatagggtctgagtagagagtccacatatccagacagtccttcagtgagagttccaatgcccgagatgatggggcgtccaggatttccaggtttgtggattttgggcagtagatagaatagccctggtcggggctctaagggtatattgatttgttccggtgttagtgtagggagtgtcctgagtagatggttcagtttcttagtgtattcctcagtgggatctgagggaagtggcctgtagaatttggtgttggagagttgtctggcggcctccttttggtagtcagacctgttcatgatgacaacagcacctcctttatcagcctctttggttataatgtcaggatggtttctgaggctgtggatggcattgcgttctgcacgacttaggttatgaggcaagcgatgttgtttttccacaatttctgcctgtgcacgtcggcggaagcattcaatgtataggtccagactgtcatttcgaccctcaggaggagtccatgtggagttcttctttttgtgctgttggtgggagggtaactgtgtatcagtgcactgttcagtgttgtcctgaaagtattctttgagtcggagacggcgaaagtaggcttccagatcgccgcagaactgtatcatgttggtgggggtggcagggcagaaagagagtccccgagataggacagacgtttcttctgggctgattgtgtggttggatagattgacgatattgctgggtgggttaggggtaccacggttgtggccccatgtggcaggtaggagtttagacagcttacagtcctttttcctttgtagagaggtgaagtgagtgatgtagatctcctgtcttattttagtgaagtccgttcgtatggaagtttggttattaatgagagtctccaggttggagagctcttttttgatgttttcctgtttgctgtataggaggctgatcaggtggttcctcagtttctttgatagagtatggcataatctctcactgtggtctgtgtagtatgtagatagcagtggattttttacctttagtccatttggtatgatgtccatccgtttgcatttggaaaggaagatgatgtctgtctgtatttgtgcaagtttcttcatgaggttgatggatttccactccatacggctaaatgcagtgccttgcatggggtcaagtatcagaggggtagccgtgttagtctggatctgtaaaagcagcaaagaatcctgtggcactttatagactaacagacgttttgcagcatgagctttcgtgggtgaatactgagctccagttcatctgcaaatttgacaccatcagctcaggattaaacaaagactgtgaatggcttgccaactacagaaccagtttctcctctcttggttttcactcaactgctagaacagggcctcatcctccctgattgaactaacctcgttatctctagcttgcttcttgcttgcatatataaacctgcccctggaaatttccaccacttgcatccgaagaagtgggtattcacccacgaaagctcatgctgcaaaacgtctgttagtctataaagtgccacaggattctttgctgcttttacagatccagattaacacggctacccctctgatacttctttcCCTGTGTGCAGAATGAATACAAGCAAGCGCCTATCCTCTGCTCCCCCAGTTCAGAGGGTCTCTCCAGAGGCCCCTACTGCCAGATGTTGGCAGGCATGAACACAGGACAAGACTGGGGGAGGACAAAGGGGGCAGTTGGCAGGGAAATGGAGCAAGgctcagagggagagggagggaatgtGAGATGGAAGACGGGGTGGATGAAGGAAGCATGAGAGGACAGAAGCATTTCCCAGAGAGAACCAGGCGTGAGATGTGCCCGCTGCATGTCCTCGTGCCTCCCAACAGCAGTGTGAAGCGGAGGTAGTGCCACGGTACCTTTCATGGCGGGGGTCGTGCGGGGGACCTTCTTCCTTTGTCTGGGTGACATGGACAGACCCGGCTGCAAAGAGAGGGAAGGCCAGGTCACAACAGGATACTGCACGGCACTAGAGCAACCAGAGCCGGAGGCGCCAGCAGCTGCGTTGGTAGttcgctggggagtggggctggcatcCAGCAGGCACAGAACAGGGCAcactgccccccgctccccacaacACAGGTCCCAGggtcatgggtggcaagtttgtagaaattttggtggtgcccagaacccgcccccccaactccggccccccaaactctgcccccacctgtctaaggctctgggagggtttggggggagaggtctggggtgcaggtcctgggctggggattagggtgcaggaggggtgcagggtgcaggctttgggatggagtttgggtgcaggctctgggctgggggtgggggtgtaggaaggggtgaggggtgcaggctctgggagggagtttgggggtgggaaggggtgtgtgggaaaggggaggtggtgcacaatctgggaggggggcatgctctgggagggagtttggggataggagggagtgcaggggtgagggctgtggggctgaggatgaggggttcatgctgcggggggctcagagctggggcagaggatcagggtgcggggggatgagggctctggctggggatgagggtttggggcattggaaaggctcagggctagggcagacgGGCAGGGTAagagcagcctgccctgccagtaGTGAATGgtgggcgctaggaccctggggcagaagACAGCTGTTCTGCTGGGAGCCGCCCTActctggcagcagaagcaggcaggagaggggcacgcgctgctttctgtcaggcagggacgcggggggagggggagggggacacgcagggggaggggtggcaggcgggggctgggacctgctccaggtagggatgcggcggggcggggggagacccgtgggggccggggcccgatccaggcagggccggaggaagagacccagctccaaatattgctggagcagggcacccggccctgaatattcctggtgctcgagcaccacaaacatatataacctgccgcctatgcccagGGGCTTTTGGTCAGGATGGAGCAACGCCTGCTGCTGGGACCTGCCCACATTCTCATGTTCAGCCTGGGAGGGTGACACAGGGAGAGGGGTGTGCGGGCAGTGAGGTCTCACCACCTGGATCCCAATGGAGCAATGACCAGCTGGCAGCCCTGCTATAGCTAAGGGGCCCCAGACATCGGCTAATTACAATGAATCAAGTGCAGCGCTGGTATCCTGTacgtccccctcctccagccccaagtGCATCCCCAGACACCTCACAACCCGCTGGACACAGAGGTGCACATGcactctcactccccccccccctttggaagAGCTTTGGTGAGGGAGCTTGTGGAGTGGCtaggagggctgggggctgcctgcagATGGGACTGGGGGCTGATGAggacacctcctgggtgtggctCATTTTACAGTCACAGCTGGGACATATGGGGGACTGGTTACAGATTTCATATAAATCCTTCCTGGAGCTCAGAGAGAACCGAGATTCCTTCCTGACAGCCGTGCACGCAGTCTGTCTGCTTCCACGGCCCTCACCCATCCACAGCCCCCACCCGCCCACTCCCGCACAGCTAGGCACGTGCACAttcacacaccacacacagacTCCCACACTTCCTttacccctgcccctgcccccacacacagtCTCTCCTGCCTGCTAGCTCAGGTCTGGAGTCACCCTCTGCTCAGCAGATTCTTTGAGTCTGATGTttcctccctctttccctccccatcgCTCGccctcccagccacccctgccccgtgtgtggggctgctgccagaggccTCTGTCAGGGAGGATGCTGATATTTGCACAGAGGCCCAGCCCAGTGCAGCGTGTACAAGACTTTAGCTGTGAGTAGCCCTTTGGAAAGCCACTGGCAATAACTGCTCCATTAGCAAGGAGACTGGGCCACTCCACATCCCATCCCTGGAGAACTTCTGGGAAGGGGTGAACCCCAGCAGGTTCCTGTCTCCACAGGACATGGTGTGTTACCCCAGCTGGAGAGGGGCCATGGCCACCTTTCCTTGAAGGTCAGACGATGTTGGGttttgggaagggggagagaggtgATTGTTTGGCCCTTTGGAGAGAGGATCCGAGCTGTCCCAGTGCTGTGATCAGGTGAAATTATaaccaactgaaaacagggtcctaCACTGGGAAATGTCAGACAGCCTTATCTATAGGTGTCCCTGCAAGCTCTGCCTGTAACACCTTTCTGCTCCatgggcccagagagaagggatAGCGCTAGCTATTCATTGTATAACTCCAGCCTCATTTTGCCTATCAAGGGGTAATGGCAAACCCACATGGTGGACAACCCTGGGCTTCAGGAtctctcagctcactgctgcgctCCCCACCACCTTTCATGGATGCCTGGGCATGGCTATGTGCCcaaacagcagcactgctgaggcaGATGCACCAGTCTTTCCTGCTGCTGGATGGGATCTGACAATCTGACCCAGTCAATAAGGAAGGGTCTGTTGGATCTGGTGCCTCTGCAGTCTCTGCGGGGGTAGATGGTGCTAACAAACCGAGCAGCGAGCTCCTTGGATGGCACTGCGAGAGCCTGCTGCAGCCAGCTAATGGAACAAATTGCTACGTCCATCTCTTTTCCCATCACCCTGACCAGGTTGTGGAGGGAGCAGGGAACTCGTGTCCACAGGGGCTTTGAAGAACCAGGTGCTTCCTTGGCTGAGACAGAGCACCTGTTCCAGGCCCACCCTGCACAGCCAGGAGTGGGAGTCCAGAAGGCACTGAAGACATGGCTGAGCAGGTTGTGTTTCCTGAGCTAAAATGCCCCCGGCCTGCCCCGCATCCCAGCGTTTGCATTGGACTCACTAGTAACAATTTTAGTTACACCCGCTGCTCTTgtggctgggcgtgtggtctccCCACACCGAACCCCCAGCTTGGCGGGACAGGGCATCTGCCACTGCATTGTCATCCAGCACAGATCTCCTGAACCTTGCCGGGAATCCCCCGGAGCCCTGTGCCCTGGGATGCAGACTGGCTGTCCTTCCAAAAGACCCACTCTGGCTCAGCCAGCTGTTACTATGCTTGGTACAGAATTCGCTGTGTGAGGTTCTCTAGAGGGCTTGTGTTATACATGATCAGAATGAACCCTTCTCACCTATAGATCTGTGACTCTCTAACAGTGTATGTGCCTGGGGCTGTGGGCCCTGGGCCGAACCCTGCTGACAGCCCAGGGCAAGGGTCATTACCTGTCATAGAAACGCCACCAGTTCCCACTTTAGCATAGGGCAAAGTGTTGTTATGCTAATTGTGATGTATCGATACATCAGATCTCCCTGGTGCTTTGTCTCCGTGTGCCTGACCGAAGGGACCCCTCATCCAGGGCAGAGCTGGCTTTATGCTACAGAGTGAATTTTGTACCCTCCCCACTCGGGATCATGAGCCCAAGTGAACTCTCCCAGTACCCAGCCCAAGCTGGGGGATTGTACAGCTTTGGCTGGTTGCAACATAAATATTTTAGTACAGTTCAGGATGAAGGAGGGTGTCGTGGGTAGGTgctggcctggggctcaggaCACCGGTGGCCCAGATCTCCTTGCCTGTGGACATGGTCACAGCTGATCACTATGCCTTGCAGACCTGGAGTATTGATCCTGGAAACCCTGCTGCCTCAATGTCATTTCTGTCATCTCCAGTGGGTCTCATTG
Protein-coding sequences here:
- the LOC123353371 gene encoding protein phosphatase 1 regulatory subunit 1A-like — its product is MSPRQRKKVPRTTPAMKELQMMVEHHLCKQQAEEEDASMGSQEPHSPGCCHHGNTDPNHSPGGTCPLAQAKTRLESQEGNHAGPDGSEYNMDTQERY